Proteins encoded within one genomic window of Bos indicus isolate NIAB-ARS_2022 breed Sahiwal x Tharparkar chromosome 23, NIAB-ARS_B.indTharparkar_mat_pri_1.0, whole genome shotgun sequence:
- the LOC109576688 gene encoding olfactory receptor 12D1-like, whose protein sequence is MLNRTSVTEFLLLPVTDIQVLQPVLFVLFLAIYIVNVAGNGAILMVVTSDPRLHSPMYFFLGNLACIDICFSTVSLPKMLENFLSTHKAISFLGCISQLHFFHFMGSTEAMLLAVMGFDRFVAICKPLHYTLIMNHQVCIQMAVTVWIIGFFHALLHSVMTSRLNFCDSNQINHFFCDVKPLLKLACGNTELNWWLVNNVTGTIATGACFLTFLSYFYIIIYLFFKTHSCRMLRKALSTCASHFVVVVLFHVPGVFVYIHPASSSSMDQDQISALMYNGVTPVLNPLIYTLRNKEVKRALRRVISRSQ, encoded by the coding sequence ATGCTGAATCGAACATCGGTCACTGAATTTCTCCTCCTGCCAGTGACagacatccaagtactgcagccTGTTCTCTTTGTGCTTTTCCTTGCAATTTACATTGTCAATGTGGCTGGGAATGGAGCCATCCTGATGGTTGTCACCTCTGATCCAAGACTCCATTctcctatgtattttttcctgggaaacctGGCATGTATAGATATCTGCTTCTCCACAGTGAGTCTGCCAAAGATGCTGGAGAACTTCCTCTCTACACACAAAGCAATTTCTTTCTTGGGCTGCATAAGCCAGCTTCATTTCTTTCACTTCATGGGCAGCACAGAGGCCATGTTGCTGGCCGTGATGGGCTTTGACCGCTttgtggccatctgcaaaccacttcattatacTCTTATCATGAATCATCAAGTCTGTATCCAGATGGCTGTCACTGTCTGGATCATTGGTTTTTTCCATGCCCTGCTGCACTCAGTAATGACCTCACGCTTAAACTTCTGTGATTCCAACCAGATTAATCACTTCTTCTGTGATGTTAAGCCATTGCTCAAGTTGGCCTGTGGGAACACTGAGCTCAACTGGTGGCTGGTCAATAATGTCACAGGTACAATTGCCACAGGTGCATGCTTTCTAACATTCCTGTCCTATTTCTATATTATTATCTATCTTTTCTTCAAGACCCATTCTTGCAGAATGCTTCGTAAAGCACTGTCTACGTGTGCCTCCCACTTCGTGGTAGTTGTTCTTTTCCACGTCCCTGGTGTTTTTGTTTACATTCATCCTGCCTCAAGTAGCTCCATGGACCAGGATCAGATCAGTGCCCTTATGTACAATGGGGTCACTCCTGTGCTAAATCCACTGATCTATACTTTGAGGAACAAGGAAGTAAAGAGGGCCTTGAGGAGGGTGATTTCAAGGAGTCAATGA
- the LOC139178897 gene encoding olfactory receptor 12D1-like, which yields MLNQTSVTEFLLLGVTDIQELQPVLFVIFLATYIVSLAGNGAILMVVISDSRLHSPTYCFLGNLSCLDICYSTVTLPKMLGNFLSTLKTISFLGCISQLHFFHVLGSTESMLLAMMGFDRFVAMCKPLHYTLIMNHQVCIQMAVTVWIIVFFHALLYSVMTSHLNFCGSNHIHHIFCDVKPLLELACGTIELNEWLLNTVTGTIAMGSFFLTFLSYVYIIIYLFFKTHSCSMLHNALSTCASHFSVVVLFFVPVDFVYIHPASSSSVDQDQIIAIMYSVVTPVLNPLIYTLRNKEVKGALRRVM from the coding sequence ATGCTGAATCAAACCTCAGTCACTGAATTTCTCCTCCTGGGAGTGACAGACATCCAAGAACTGCAGCCTGTTCTCTTCGTGATTTTCCTTGCAACTTACATTGTCAGCTTGGCTGGAAATGGAGCCATCCTGATGGTTGTCATCTCTGATTCAAGACTGCATTCTCCTACGTACTGTTTCCTGGGAAACCTGTCATGTCTGGATATCTGCTACTCCACAGTGACTCTGCCAAAGATGCTGGGGAACTTCCTGTCTACCCTCAAAACAATTTCTTTCTTAGGATGCATAAGCCAGCTtcatttcttccatgtcctgggcaGCACAGAGTCCATGTTGCTGGCCATGATGGGCTTTGACCGCTTTGTGGCTATGTGTAAACCACTTCATTATACTCTTATCATGAATCATCAAGTCTGTATCCAGATGGCTGTCACTGTCTGGATCATTGTTTTTTTCCATGCCCTGCTGTACTCAGTAATGACCTCTCACTTAAACTTCTGTGGTTCCAACCATATCCATCACATCTTCTGTGATGTTAAGCCATTGCTGGAGTTGGCCTGTGGGACCATTGAGCTCAATGAGTGGCTGCTCAATACTGTCACAGGCACCATTGCCATGGGCTCATTCTTTCTAACATTCCTGTCCTATGTCTATATTATTATCTATCTTTTCTTCAAGACCCATTCTTGCAGCATGCTTCATAATGCACTGTCTACGTGTGCCTCCCATTTCTCGGTAGTTGTTCTTTTCTTCGTCCCTGTTGATTTTGTTTACATTCATCCAGCTTCAAGTAGCTCCGTGGATCAGGATCAGATCATTGCCATTATGTACAGTGTGGTCACTCCTGTGCTAAATCCGCTGATCTATACTTTGAGGAACAAGGAAGTAAAAGGGGCCTTGAGGAGGGTGATGTGA
- the LOC139178898 gene encoding olfactory receptor 12D1-like: MLNQTSVTEFLLLGVTDVQVLQPVLFVIFLAIYIVNVAGNGVIMMVVISDSRLHSPMYFFLGNLSCLDICYSMVTLPKMLENFLSIHKTISFLGCISQLHFFHFLGSTEAMLLAVMAFDRFVAICKPLLYTLIMNHQVCTQMAVTIWIIGFFHALLHSVMTSRLNFCDSNHIHHFFCDVKPLLELACGNTDLNEWLLHSVTGTIAMGPFSLTLLSYFYIIIYLFFKTHSCSMLHKALSTCASHFMVVVLFYAPVVFTYNRPALGSSMDQEWIIAIMYSVITPVLNPLIYTLRNKEVEGALRRVIRRRL; the protein is encoded by the coding sequence ATGCTGAATCAAACCTCAGTCACTGAATTTCTCCTCCTAGGAGTGACAGACGTCCAAGTACTGCAGCCTGTTCTCTTCGTGATTTTCCTTGCAATTTACATTGTCAATGTGGCTGGAAATGGAGTCATCATGATGGTTGTCATCTCTGATTCAAGACTCCATTctcctatgtattttttcctgggaaacctGTCATGTCTAGATATCTGCTATTCCATGGTGACTCTGCCAAAGATGCTGGAGAACTTCCTGTCtatccacaaaacaatttctttCTTGGGCTGCATAAGCCAGCTTCATTTCTTCCACTTCTTAGGCAGCACAGAGGCCATGTTGTTGGCTGTGATGGCCTTTGACCGCTTTGTGGCTATCTGCAAACCACTTCTTTACACTCTTATCATGAATCATCAGGTCTGTACCCAGATGGCTGTCACTATCTGGATCATTGGGTTTTTCCACGCCCTACTGCACTCAGTAATGACCTCTCGCTTAAACTTCTGTGATTCCAACCACATCCATCACTTCTTCTGTGATGTTAAGCCATTGCTGGAGTTGGCCTGTGGAAACACTGACCTCAATGAATGGCTACTTCATTCTGTGACAGGGACCATTGCCATGGGCCCATTCTCTCTAACCCTTCTCTCCTATTTCTATATTATTATCTATCTTTTCTTCAAGACCCATTCTTGCAGCATGCTCCATAAAGCACTGTCCACGTGTGCCTCCCACTTCATGGTAGTTGTTCTTTTCTATGCTCCTGTTGTTTTCACTTACAATCGTCCTGCCTTGGGTAGCTCCATGGACCAGGAATGGATCATTGCTATTATGTACAGTGTGATCACTCCTGTACTAAATCCACTGATCTATACTTTGAGGAACAAGGAAGTAGAGGGGGCTTTGAGGAGGGTGATCAGAAGGAGACTCTGA